Part of the Chloroflexia bacterium SDU3-3 genome, CGCGGCTCTACGCCCAGCAGGAGGAAAAGCGGCGCAAAGAGCTGGGCGAGAACCGCCTGGCCCAGGTGGGAACTGGCGAGCGCGCCGAGAAGATCCGCACCTACAACTTCCCGCAGGATCGGATCACCGATCATCGGATCGGGCAAAACTTTTCTAACATCCCAGGCGCACTGGACGGCAATATCGATCGCATTATCGACGCGCTGATCGTGTTCGACAACACCCAGCGGCTTGAGTCGATCGGCACAGAATAGCACAACGGCAGGCGGACGTTCAGCGGCAGGGGGTCACGACATATGGCGCGGCCTCCTTTTTTGACCCTTGAACGACCCCGCATCGGAGGCGAGAACTCGTGAATAGGAAGGCTCTGCCAGAGGCGCTCGACACATTCATCACCCGCATGCCGAAGGTGGAGACCCATCTGCACCTCGAAGGCTCCATCCAGCCTGCGACGCTGCTGCGGATCGCGCGGCGCAACGGCGTGCACATCCCCGCGCACGACGAGGCGGGCGTCGCGCAGCTGTTCCGCTACCAGCACTTCCACGATTTCCTGGGCGTGTTTATGGTGCTGGCCAAGGTGCTGGTGCGCGGCGAGGACTTCGAGCTGATCGCCTATGAGCTGGGGCACCACCTGGCCGACCAGCAGGTGCGCTACGCCGAGGTGATGATCTCGCCCAGCCAGTACTACAACCGCGGCATGGATCTGGATGAGGTGGTGCAGGGCGCGGCGGCGGGCTTCGCGCGGGCGCAGGCCGAGCGCGGCACGCAGGTGTGCCTGGCCTTCGACTACGGCCGGCAGTTTGGCACCGCCCACGCCTGGCCGCTGGTCGAGGTGGCCATCCGCAACCGCAAGCACTCGCTCGTGGCCTGGTCGATCGGCGGCGACGAGCTGCACTACCCACCCGAACCATTCGCCGAGGTGTTCGCGGCGGCGCGGCGCGGCGGCCTGCACCTGATGGCCCACGCGGGCGAGGTGGTGGGGCCTGCCAGCGTGTGGGGGGCCGCGCGCACACTGGGGGCCGAGCGACTGGGCCACGGCATCCGCAGCGTGGGCGACCCAGCGCTGCTGGAGTACCTGCGCGCCCAGCACGTGGTGCTGGATGTCTGCCCGTCGAGCAACCTGCTGACCGGCGCGGTGGCCCGGATCGAGGATCACCCGCTGCGCATGCTGTTCGACGCCGGCGTGCCGGTGACGATCAACACCGACGACCCAACCTTCTTCGCCACCACGCTCTGCGACGAGTACCGGCTAGCTGCCAGCGCCTTTGGGTTCAGCGCGGGCGAGCTGGCGACGACTGTGCGCACCGCAGCAGGCGCGACCTTCCTACCCGCCGAGGAGCGGCGGCAGCTGGTCGAGCGCGTCTCGCGCGAGCTGGATGCGCTGCAGCACGAGCTAGGGCTGCCCTAGCTCGCCACATCGCCCTCGGGCGCCAGCGGCAGGCACACGGTGAATGTGCTGCCCTCGCCCACCACGCTCTCCACCATGATCTGGCCCTGGTGGCGCTGCGCCACGTGCTGCGCCACAAACAGCCCAACACCCGCGCCCGGGCGGCTCTCTTCGACATTGCTGGCGCGGTAGAACGGCTCGAAGATATGCGGCAGATCCGCCGGGGGGATGCCGATGCCCCGGTCTACCACACGCACCACCGCTGCCCCTCCATCGCTCGCCACCGAGATCACTATCGTGCCCTGCTGCGGGCTAAACTGCATGGCGTTCTGCAGCAGCGCATCGAGCAGATGCCGGATGCGCGTCTCGTCGGCCAGCACCACCACCGGGTGGGGCGGGGCCACCAGCTGCAGCGTGTGGCGCTTGGATGTGGCTTGCAGATCCTCAACGAGGCGCTGGGCCAGCGCGACGAGATCGATCGGGCGGCTGTCGAGGATCATGCGGTCCAGGCTGATCCGCGAGAAGTCCAGCAGCTGATCGAGCAGCATGGTCATACGCGACACCTGGGTGGAGATGATCTCAAGGCCTTTGCGGTTCGGGTCTTCTTCGAGCTTGGCGCTGCGCCGCCGCATCAGGTCGGCGTAGCCCTTGATCGAGGCCATGGGGTTCTTCAGATCGTGGGCGATGTGCGAGATAAACTCGTCCTTCTTCTGGGCGACGCTGGCGGCCTGCTGGAGCAGCAGGGCTGGGTCGTCGTCGCCGCGCGCGGCGCAGGCCCCCACGGCGGCGCGCACTGCGCCGCATAGCTCGGCGGGCGCGGCATCGGCGGG contains:
- the add gene encoding adenosine deaminase translates to MPKVETHLHLEGSIQPATLLRIARRNGVHIPAHDEAGVAQLFRYQHFHDFLGVFMVLAKVLVRGEDFELIAYELGHHLADQQVRYAEVMISPSQYYNRGMDLDEVVQGAAAGFARAQAERGTQVCLAFDYGRQFGTAHAWPLVEVAIRNRKHSLVAWSIGGDELHYPPEPFAEVFAAARRGGLHLMAHAGEVVGPASVWGAARTLGAERLGHGIRSVGDPALLEYLRAQHVVLDVCPSSNLLTGAVARIEDHPLRMLFDAGVPVTINTDDPTFFATTLCDEYRLAASAFGFSAGELATTVRTAAGATFLPAEERRQLVERVSRELDALQHELGLP
- a CDS encoding HAMP domain-containing histidine kinase, which translates into the protein MPRVLLLPPASSLRAALAPLAQHDIELAAAAEPGTCQLVLADLAGQPAAALGTLGAPQGLPVLVVSSAPPAPAHGCWVVGWLPADAAPAELCGAVRAAVGACAARGDDDPALLLQQAASVAQKKDEFISHIAHDLKNPMASIKGYADLMRRRSAKLEEDPNRKGLEIISTQVSRMTMLLDQLLDFSRISLDRMILDSRPIDLVALAQRLVEDLQATSKRHTLQLVAPPHPVVVLADETRIRHLLDALLQNAMQFSPQQGTIVISVASDGGAAVVRVVDRGIGIPPADLPHIFEPFYRASNVEESRPGAGVGLFVAQHVAQRHQGQIMVESVVGEGSTFTVCLPLAPEGDVAS